In bacterium, the DNA window TAGCAAGGTCAACGAGGCGGCAGGTAGCCACACATATTCGGGCAATTCGACTTGCCCTGCGGCCAACGGCCGGTGGCGAAGAGCAGAAACATGTAGCAAGTCCTACCACGTAGTGGAGCCAGCGTCGCAAAGGCTATGGCGGCCGAGGACTTAGGCAGGTATGGGGTTTCTCGCCTTGTGCCCGTGCTCTTCATGAACGAGACACCGTTACAGGCAATCACGAACACAAGTCAAGAAACGGGCATGCCGACCTTCGCCTTGAGCTTGTGGCAAGAGATAATAGAAGACGGCGAGGGTCAGCATACGCCCGGCACCTAACACCACCGAAATCAGTGGTGTTAGGCTGATAAGAAGGGTTTTCTACTACTACTGGGTTCCAGTATCGCACGCAAATCGGGGCGGTCAAGGCGGCGGAGCTAGTAAGTGCCGCCTGTGCCTCTGGGGTCGTGAGTGGATAACGCTGTCCCTCGTTCGCTACATTGTTGCTGCCCCCGCTATAGACATAGTAGGGCTAAGCCCTTTGCTTTTCAGCCTAAAACGGCATGAAAAGGCACTGCTGCCATCGTGGGGCTGCAACAGTCGCTCATAGCGGTAACAGCATTTCTGCTCGAACTCCCAATTTTGAGCGTTGGAACAATGTACAACTTGCAACATTGTCCAACGCCCAAAATGACACGCCCGTCTCAAATGCAACTATCCAGCCAGTAGGCGTATCCGTATCGGTAACGAGCGGGGGTTAGGTCAGCATTGATCAGATGGGGGGTGGCAATCGCCCTCACCCCCCATGCCCCCGCTGCGATCTTTGAGCACTTAGAAAGGAGTGCGAGATGAGCGTCTATTGTGGGAGTTGCGGTCACGTCATCGGCGAAGACGACGAGGTCTATTGTGGGAGCTGTCACAAGTCAGAGCTTGACGAGGCCAACGAGACTTATTGGAGCCGAGTTGACCGACTGCACAAGAAGATTACATGGCTACGGTCGGAGCTCAGGCGAGCCGAAGACTGGTACAGACAAGGTGAAGAAAGGAAGTGTTGGTGATGACAGCACGTTGCGAACGGTGTCTACGTCCTAGGTTTGATGTTCTCATCTGCTGTAACTGCGGTAAGGAGAAGAGCTACCATGAGATCATGCTAAACAACGCATGTACCACAGAAAGGGGGTGAGGCTATGACCAGGCCGTTGGTTCTCATGCCATCGCCCCCTGCACCAGAAGTGCCAGAACCTAAGCCAATAGAAGTCTTTCAGAAGCGAGCAACAGTGCGCAAGTGTTTTGGCGCACCGAAGTTGACTGCCAGAAAATGCTTGCGGTGTAAGGACTTCGACCTTTGCTACCACCATCACCTGTCAACCGTCAAACAAGGGAGGATCAGACTGCTATGAGACGACCCAACTGCAGACCAGCACAGAAGCCCTCGTCAAACAGTGGCGATATCGCCATGTCCACTGCCCGATGGGACCAGCTGTGATCCTGAACCTCTTCTGTGACCACCAAAACCTCCACGCCAAGGTCCGACTGGTCGGTCGGAATCTCATTTTCGGGACCGGGCCTCTCAATCACGAATTCAGACGCTTCACGCCGCGCAGCAGGCACTACATCACTGACTACCCACTCGCTTGGTGTGCACCATACATCACACCTCAGGAAGGCGGCTTCAAGCCAGCAGCATGACCAATCAGGGGCGCTCGAAAGGGCGCCCCACAAACCTCAATGAAAGGACATCCTATGAACCACAATGTTAAGAAAGCCCTCGATGAGATAGTCGATCTCTTCAAGTCAGGTGACATCGGTGAGAAAATCGCCATCGCCGCGTTCCCCCCCTTACTACGTCCCTTGCCCGAAGCGGAGCCTCACCAACGAACTGCTCTGTCTCATCCACGACACGAATGATGCCCGAGACTTCAGGCAGTGAAAGGCAGCCGGGATGCACATCAAAAAGCGAGCCACTTGCTTTCGCATACTCGTCCCGTGTCACAAGAGGATCGAGCACGAAGAAACAGGCGAGGAGGTCGTGGTCCTCGTTGGCTTCAAGACCTCTCTCAGGAGAGCTGCGGTCGCTGAGTTTCGATTCCTTAACTTATGACATTGCTTTGCGAGCAAGCCGGGTGCGCTGTGGATTGACGTAGCTTCAATCAAGAAACTGCTTGGTCACACTTCACTAGGCATGACTATGCGCTACAATCACTTAAGCGACCAAGAGGTCAGAGATGCCGTCAATCGGCCTTCCACAGTCATTGCCGCAAGATGTTGCTGCTGAGGGGACAGGGGAACAAAGAGCACGCACACGCCCTAGTTAGGGTTGTTGGCATCAAAGAGCTTTGCTACAGTGCCCTAATCATAATGCGTTCCACCGGACAGTCTCAGTGCAAAACCCAAAATTCAGCGTCGATGCTCTCCGAGAGAATTCTCGGGACTCCTTTGAGAATGCAGAATGCTTGGGGCAACTACGAGCTTCGATTTGAGGTTATGTCTGCCGTTGACGCCGCCCGGAGGCTATTCGCACCAGATCGATTCAATGGGGCCCTCGTGCGTGAATGGTGCGTCAGCCAAGAGCCTGTGGCTGTTTGTCTTAGCCAACCAGGCTATAGAAACTGCGGGTGTTCTTGGGTGCCTCTTCCGGAGTGCCAGGTTGCAGGGAGATGCAGTCTGGAAGTGATTAAAAGGGCGGGGGAGACTACAATCTCGCACAAAGAATCTATTGCTCACAAATGACGTTTCATGAGGTTACTGTGTGATGCTAGAAAGACCCTTGGGGCCATTTCTTCTTATAGACGATGATATTTATCTTCTTCCGAAGCTGACAGAAACCCTTCGGGCCATGGGCTATGTGGTTGACCCAGCCCAATCACCCAAAGAAGCACTGGAACTGTTGGCGGCCCAAAACTACACGTTGGTTATAACTGACCTGGCGATGCCAGGAACAGAGGGCCTCTCAATCTACGAGTCGATACGAGAGGTTGACCCAGTTGTCCCTGTAATCATCATAACCGGCTACGGTTCCCCTGACGAGGCGGCATTGGCGATGAAGATGGGATGCACTGACTATCTGCGTAAGCCTATTGATCCTGACGAGTTGGTTTTCCGCATTGAGAAGGCGCGTCATCAGTCAATGATGCAAGCGGAGGTCGTGTCGCTCCGTGCACAGCTCAAGCGGTCCGTGACAGAGCAAACCATAGTCGGCGCCTCTGCTGCAATGCGGCTGGTCATGGACAAGATCGCGATGGCTGCAGATTCAGACGTTACCGTTCTGATCAGGGGAGAGACCGGAACGGGGAAGGAACTGGTGGCAAAGGCCATACACAACAGCGGTCCCCGAGCCAAGCACCCCTTCGTTACAGTGGCCTGCGCAGCAATCCCACAGACACTTCTTGAGGGGCAACTGTTCGGTCACAAGAAAGGCGCCTACACGGGCGCGGATAGAGATCAGGAGGGCCTGATAGAGTCGGCAGAACGCGGCACGCTGTTTCTTGATGAGATTGGTGAGGTTGATGCGGCATCACAGGTGAAGCTGCTGAGATTCCTGGAGTCAGGGGAAGTGAGACCATTGGGCAGCACTAAGATGCACATCTTGAGCGTTCGAGTGGTCGCGGCGAGCAATCTTGACATGGAGCAAGCCATGGAGAAGAACCTCTTCAGAAAGGACCTTTTCTACAGGCTTAACGTATTCCCCGTTACTCTGCCGCCTCTGCGCGAGCGCAAGGAAGACATTCCACTACTTGTGAGGCATTTCGCCGAACTTCATAGCCCTGAGCTCTCGGGCGAAAGCAAAACCTTCTCACCTGAAGCCATTAAGAAGCTACTTGGCTATGACTGGCCGGGAAACGTGCGGGAGCTTGAGAACAAAGTTCGTCAGGCGATCCTGCTCACGCATGAGGAGGTTGTGAGACCCTCTGCTGTTGAGCTTTCAGTTCGGAGGAGGCCGGGGTCGAGTGCAAAGTTTGCTGAGGTGAAAAAGGAAGCGATGGACAGGGCTGAAAAGCAATTCCTTAAGGAAATGCTCGACAGGGCCAACGGGGTCATCATGTTGGCGGCGAAACTCGCGGGATTGCACCGGAAGAACTTCTCGATTCTGATGAAAAAGCACGGAATACGAGCGGAAGAATTCCGTAGGCGAAAGACGCGGGGAGACGGTGATTCAGGGCTTAACTCATGAGTATGTGGGAAGATTTTGCTCAGAAGTTGTTCGATGGGAGATATGAGTTTCTTAGCCTTTTGGGCAAGGGCTCATGGAGTGAGGTTGTGCGCGCCTTCGATAGGACCCGTTCAAGTGAAGTGGCTGTGAAGCTGCTAATGGATCGAGCCGGAGACGATGTTCTAGCCGACCGTTTTTCCCGCAGCGAATTCAGGGCAATGGCCAACATCGACCATCCAAATGTGGTCCGCGTTCTGGACTTCGGGCAAAGCCCCGAAGGGATTCGCTATTACACAATGGAGATCGTGCCTGGCGAGGCGCTCTCGGAGTATGTTGGCGAGCTTCGAGGAAGACGTTTTGAGAATGTCTTTGAGGGTCTGTGCCGCGCACTGTGGGCGGTTCACACGAAGGGATGTCTGCACTGCGACGTGAAACCTGACAATGTTATGCTCGTCTCGAAACAGAGGAAGTATGAGCCTGTTCTGATGGATTTTGGCCTGAGTATCGATCTCTCAGCCGGATCTAAGGCCTCTCCACGCGGTACGCCCCTGTATGCGGCTCCAGAGATGCTAGCAGGGCTGGAGGTTGACGCGAGAGCTGACATCTATTCGCTGGGGATGACACTGCTGGAGGTGTTAACGGGCAAGCTCCCGTTTGAGGGCCTGAGCCTCTCATCTATTCTATCAGCAAAGGGCTCGAACGAAATGACAAGGGAATCACTAGCTAGGGTCCCTAAGCGCTATAGGGATAGTATTGCTATGATGACTGCCCCCGACCCGAGGGACCGGTTCCCGTCCTGCCTTGCCGTTCTTAACACAATGGCTGCGAAAAGCAGCCGTGACACAGACCTGCCCTCACCTCCACCTGTTCAACGCCATCTTCTTCGCCCTGATTTGATTGGAAGAACAAAGGAGTTAGAAGCGATCACGCGGAGCGTAGATGATCTTGAGAAGAACAAGGGAGGCTGCATACTGATACAGGGGGCGAGGGGGACCGGCAAGACCCGTCTTCTTGAGGAGGCAAGGTATTACGCGCAGCTTTCAGGTGCAAGGGTCGTGGCGACGACCGACCATCCAGGCTCTACACGGGGGCCATCGCTCTTTTCTACCCTTAGAAGCGCCGTGAACCTGAAAGAGCCCAATGAAGAGAGTCGGAATCACTACGAAATGCTCGTTCGTCAGATACGGACGCTGTCCAGGGAGCGCCCGCTGGTGCTTCTGATAGACGATATACACAAGCTCGAGACGAACGACGCCAAACTGTTGACTGTCCTTGCTCATAGAGCAGCTAGGGGCGGGTATTTGATTGTCTCATCTATGCCCGTCAGAGCATATCACAAGGGGTCTGATATCGATCTTTACCTTGACGCTTTGGGCGACGAAGAAGGCTTCGTCCGGCTCAAGCTCGATAGCCTCGAGCTAAAGGATGTGCTTAGATTGTGTGAGTCAATGCTCGGTTCCACTGACAACATGGCAGATGTAGCTGGGTTCTTGATTGCCCGAACCGGCGGGAACGTCGGAGCGTGCGTAGAGCTGTTGAACACACTCGCCCAAGAAGGTCGTCTGAACCATCGTCTGGGACAGTGGTCGGTGACCTCCGACGGCGCTGGCCAAACAAAGAAGCGGGGGCGGCGTTCAGCAGTCAGACTTAACAGCGTAACAACAGGGCTCCGGACCGTTCTACTCACCGCCGCTATCAGTGGCCCCAGAGGGCCCGCCTCAATAGCACTGCGGACTACTGGCCTCGCCCAAGACGAGTTTGCAGAGCAGGTCCTTCGGCTTGAGAGCATGGGCATTCTGGTCTGGGAAACGGTCCGCAACCAGGCCTTTCTCCGTTTCTTAGACCCTACACTTCCAGTTCGTCTCATTGAGAAAGCCGATCGCGATCTTGTTGCCCAACTGAGCGGCAAAGCCACTGAGGTGCTACTTTCATGTTGGTCAAAGGGCCAACCATTTGATCCGGTCCGGCTGGTTGAACACCTTAGCCGGGCGGGGCGCCCAAGAGAAGCATTGGAGGTAGCGATCACAGAAAGTGAGCGGCAGGAATCCGACGGGGCGTATTGGCTTGGTATACAGCTATTGACGCGCGCGTTGAGGATTTCCAGGTCTCTGTTGAGCCCGGATGTCTTGCGAGAGACCGAGCTTCACGTGTCGATTGCCAGGATGACGAGGTCCCGGGGCGACGCGAGTGCTGCTCTGGATCATTGCGAGAAGGGGCTCTCTCTGCTACGAAGGGCGGGTCTTCGCGGCTCCGACACCAAGATATCGACAGCTGTTCAATTGGAGAGGCAGGCGGGACTGTGCTGTGAGGACTTGAGCGAATATGATGGAGCGATCGACCATTATCGGCAAGCCCTGTCGTTGCTTGGTCCCTTCTGCCAAAATCCCGAGCACAAGAGGCGATGGATGGAGTTGCAGAGCCTGTTGGGTTGGACACAAATGCTGGCCCGTCGTTATGACGAGAGCGAGAAGACGACTAAGGAGCTGCTCAAGCACGTAGATGCGGAGTCGTTTCCCGAACAAGCCATACAGGCACTTAATATACTCGGATGGATCTGTTTTTATCGAGCCAAGCCGCAGGAGGGTCTGAAGTACTTCAGACGAGGGCTTTCTGAAGCTCACGGAGACTCGTTGTCCGCAGATGCAGAGTTTCAAAGTCTCACGGGCGCTGCTTCAGCCTCGTGGCTCATGGGGCAATGGACCGATGCGGTCTCCTATTATCAAAGGGCTTTAGACCTTGCGGAACGCAATCGGAATCCGGCTCTTAAGAGCAAAGCGATAGGTAACCTTGCAGTAGCCGAATACCAGCTCGGGAAGCTCCGTCTAGCAGAGAAACACTTCAGGGAGTTTCTTGCTCTGGCCATTGAGGGGGGGCTAATAGAAACCTATGTCATCGCTCTCGGCAATCTTGGCGCTTTGCTCAGGGACCAGGGCAGAAATGAGCAAGCTCGGGAGCTACTGGAGAAGGCCCGACGAATTGCCCGCAAGAAGCACTATGACCGCCATGTGCTCCTGATCGAGGGGAACATAGGAGAGCTAATGCTGAACAAGGGAGAATACAAACGCTCCGAATCACTCTTGCGAAAAGTGCTTCAGCGCGTGCGTAAAGGCGGCTACGCCGACCTCGTTCCAGAAGCATACCGAAGAATGGCCTGTGTGGCCCTCAAACAGGGATCTTCGCGGCGTTTCGACTATTACGCTCGAAAGTGCGAGGAATGCGCTCAACATGTTGGTGACCAGCTCGAGCTATGTTATCTCGAACGACTGAAAGCGCATTGCTACATCCTTCGGAACCAATACCAGAAGGCAGAAGAGACATTCAGGAATGTCGCGTCCTCATTTGAATCAAGCGGGGCATCCTTCGAGGAGGCACTCACCAAACTTCAATGGGCGGAGCTGTGCCTGAAGGAAGGAAGGGTAGCTCAGACAGAGCAGCTGTTGTCAGGGCTTGAAAGTGTATTCGACGAGGCCGGAGCGACTAGACATCTGGACAGAGTGAGAAGCCTGCGACAAGAGCTCTCTCAAAGGATAACCTGCTCAGATGAGATCGCTCATGTACTTAAGGCCTTTAAGAAGCTGCGAGCCTCCGATGACGTAGAGACGGCGCTTCGATCGGTCGCGCAAACTATGGTCCTGACGACCGGCGCCGACCGAGGTCTGGTCATTGGCCTCAATCGGCGCGGTATGATCCAGTTCGAGGCGTCCGCCAACTTCGCAGGCGCTCTGGAGCAGGACCTTAATGTCTCATCCAGAATTCTAGAGTATGTAGCGAAGTCCCGTGAACCGCTTCTGATCGAGTCGGCGATGACAGACCCCCGTTTCCTGGACAGTTCGAGCATTCGTAGTCTTCAGCTTGGGTCGGTTATTTGCGTTCCGGTTTTTGCAGGAGATAACGTGCAGGCCGTCTTATACGCGGATGGCAAGAAATCCCACCTCTTCCGTGAGCATAGGGATTTCTCCCTTATGCAGCTCGTCTCGCACCACGTTGGTCTGTTTCTGGACAATCTGAGAATTCGCAGTGAGAATCAACTTGTCGAGGAACTTATTACGTGTCTGGCACATGAGATGAGGTCGCTTCTGAGCGCAGTTCTCTGCTCTCTGAAAATGATGACCATGCCTTCCAAACAGCCGTTGTCCTACCACGTTGGGTCCGCTAACGAGCAGGTCAGAAGGCTCTCACGACTTGCCGACGAGACTATCGACCTCATAAGGTGCAAGAGTCGTTTCCGTGACCTCGGTTCAGAGAGAATCGATATGAATGCACTGATTCGCCATACGGTTAAGGCCTTGGAACTCATTGTGCATGAGCGACGTTTGTCTCTTGACCTCGAGCTCTGGGACGGTTTGCCCGCCGTAAAAGGACAAACGGAAGCATTGGAGCAGGTGGTGGCTAACCTGGTCACAAACGCCTGTAAGTACACGAGCTCAGGTGGCGCGATCCGCATAAAGTCTAGATTGAGATCCAGCGTGCGTGATCAGTCAACATCCGGCTCATCGTATTTATACTTAAGCGATGACAGAAACTGGAAGGGCTCATTCGTAGCGATTAGCGTAATCAACGATGGTGAAGGGATGGACGAAGCCGAATGCGAACGTGTCTTTCAGAAATTCGCAAGGGCTCGGAAGGTGGAAAGCGAGAGACGTGTCAGCGGCTCCGGGCTGGGACTTTACATCTGCCGCAAAATCGTCGAACAACACGGCGGTCGCATCTGGGCCACGCCCCAAAAAGGCAAGGGAACCGACATAACATTCACCCTTCCAATCGCCTCGCCTCCGGAAGTAGCGTAGCATATACCGTCTCAGACAGGGCGTTTATCGAAACTGGCTTCGTCAGAAGCCCGACTTGCTTGTGTACTGCTGAGGCCCGGGCTAACTGCACAACGCGAGAGTCCTCACTCCCGATGAAGACAACGGGAATCTCGGGACCGATATAGTTAAGCAATTGTACTATTGAGGGATCCTCTTGATGACCCGCATCATGAACGTCCCAAAGCACAAGATGGCACTTACAGGTTCTCAACAAGACTGCTGCCTGGTCTGTGCTCTCGACGTCTGCCACTACACAGCCCAGCGTCTCCAGGGTCTCTGATATCCTTTCGCGAAAGTCACAATCATGAGCTATGAATAGAACGGTCTTAATCATCTATGGATTGGCCTCAATAGATTGGTGTAGATGGGTTGACAAACCAGGGCACGAAAGCAACTGTTGCGGTTGTCCCGGTTGCCCTAAGCGGCATGACTATCATCTTATCGCCGTGCATTTGCAGGGTCCCTGGTATCTCCTCGTTCTTAAAGAACAATTCTCCA includes these proteins:
- a CDS encoding sigma-54 dependent transcriptional regulator, with amino-acid sequence MLERPLGPFLLIDDDIYLLPKLTETLRAMGYVVDPAQSPKEALELLAAQNYTLVITDLAMPGTEGLSIYESIREVDPVVPVIIITGYGSPDEAALAMKMGCTDYLRKPIDPDELVFRIEKARHQSMMQAEVVSLRAQLKRSVTEQTIVGASAAMRLVMDKIAMAADSDVTVLIRGETGTGKELVAKAIHNSGPRAKHPFVTVACAAIPQTLLEGQLFGHKKGAYTGADRDQEGLIESAERGTLFLDEIGEVDAASQVKLLRFLESGEVRPLGSTKMHILSVRVVAASNLDMEQAMEKNLFRKDLFYRLNVFPVTLPPLRERKEDIPLLVRHFAELHSPELSGESKTFSPEAIKKLLGYDWPGNVRELENKVRQAILLTHEEVVRPSAVELSVRRRPGSSAKFAEVKKEAMDRAEKQFLKEMLDRANGVIMLAAKLAGLHRKNFSILMKKHGIRAEEFRRRKTRGDGDSGLNS
- a CDS encoding ATP-binding protein, whose translation is MWEDFAQKLFDGRYEFLSLLGKGSWSEVVRAFDRTRSSEVAVKLLMDRAGDDVLADRFSRSEFRAMANIDHPNVVRVLDFGQSPEGIRYYTMEIVPGEALSEYVGELRGRRFENVFEGLCRALWAVHTKGCLHCDVKPDNVMLVSKQRKYEPVLMDFGLSIDLSAGSKASPRGTPLYAAPEMLAGLEVDARADIYSLGMTLLEVLTGKLPFEGLSLSSILSAKGSNEMTRESLARVPKRYRDSIAMMTAPDPRDRFPSCLAVLNTMAAKSSRDTDLPSPPPVQRHLLRPDLIGRTKELEAITRSVDDLEKNKGGCILIQGARGTGKTRLLEEARYYAQLSGARVVATTDHPGSTRGPSLFSTLRSAVNLKEPNEESRNHYEMLVRQIRTLSRERPLVLLIDDIHKLETNDAKLLTVLAHRAARGGYLIVSSMPVRAYHKGSDIDLYLDALGDEEGFVRLKLDSLELKDVLRLCESMLGSTDNMADVAGFLIARTGGNVGACVELLNTLAQEGRLNHRLGQWSVTSDGAGQTKKRGRRSAVRLNSVTTGLRTVLLTAAISGPRGPASIALRTTGLAQDEFAEQVLRLESMGILVWETVRNQAFLRFLDPTLPVRLIEKADRDLVAQLSGKATEVLLSCWSKGQPFDPVRLVEHLSRAGRPREALEVAITESERQESDGAYWLGIQLLTRALRISRSLLSPDVLRETELHVSIARMTRSRGDASAALDHCEKGLSLLRRAGLRGSDTKISTAVQLERQAGLCCEDLSEYDGAIDHYRQALSLLGPFCQNPEHKRRWMELQSLLGWTQMLARRYDESEKTTKELLKHVDAESFPEQAIQALNILGWICFYRAKPQEGLKYFRRGLSEAHGDSLSADAEFQSLTGAASASWLMGQWTDAVSYYQRALDLAERNRNPALKSKAIGNLAVAEYQLGKLRLAEKHFREFLALAIEGGLIETYVIALGNLGALLRDQGRNEQARELLEKARRIARKKHYDRHVLLIEGNIGELMLNKGEYKRSESLLRKVLQRVRKGGYADLVPEAYRRMACVALKQGSSRRFDYYARKCEECAQHVGDQLELCYLERLKAHCYILRNQYQKAEETFRNVASSFESSGASFEEALTKLQWAELCLKEGRVAQTEQLLSGLESVFDEAGATRHLDRVRSLRQELSQRITCSDEIAHVLKAFKKLRASDDVETALRSVAQTMVLTTGADRGLVIGLNRRGMIQFEASANFAGALEQDLNVSSRILEYVAKSREPLLIESAMTDPRFLDSSSIRSLQLGSVICVPVFAGDNVQAVLYADGKKSHLFREHRDFSLMQLVSHHVGLFLDNLRIRSENQLVEELITCLAHEMRSLLSAVLCSLKMMTMPSKQPLSYHVGSANEQVRRLSRLADETIDLIRCKSRFRDLGSERIDMNALIRHTVKALELIVHERRLSLDLELWDGLPAVKGQTEALEQVVANLVTNACKYTSSGGAIRIKSRLRSSVRDQSTSGSSYLYLSDDRNWKGSFVAISVINDGEGMDEAECERVFQKFARARKVESERRVSGSGLGLYICRKIVEQHGGRIWATPQKGKGTDITFTLPIASPPEVA